In one Mycobacterium sp. NBC_00419 genomic region, the following are encoded:
- a CDS encoding gluconokinase has product MTSPIVVMGVSGSGKSTVGAALAQRLRVPFADADDFHPPANIAKMTAGQALDDEDRYPWLEAIGQWLADHPDGGVMSCSALKRTYRDQLRQHCSDVRFLHLSGSPDVIARRQASRPGHFMPASLLASQFATLEPLDDDERGIAVDVDQSIDSIVESYMSRTTGENA; this is encoded by the coding sequence ATGACCTCACCGATCGTGGTCATGGGGGTGTCCGGTTCGGGGAAGTCCACCGTCGGCGCCGCCCTGGCCCAGCGGCTGCGCGTGCCCTTCGCAGATGCCGATGACTTCCACCCGCCGGCCAATATCGCCAAGATGACGGCAGGTCAGGCCCTCGACGACGAGGACCGCTACCCGTGGCTGGAAGCCATCGGCCAGTGGTTGGCCGATCATCCCGACGGCGGCGTGATGAGTTGTTCGGCACTCAAGCGCACCTACCGCGACCAGTTGCGCCAGCACTGCTCAGACGTCAGGTTTCTGCATCTGAGCGGATCACCCGACGTCATCGCCCGTCGCCAGGCGAGCAGACCGGGCCACTTCATGCCCGCCTCTCTGCTGGCATCCCAATTCGCCACCCTCGAACCCCTTGACGACGACGAACGCGGCATCGCCGTCGACGTCGACCAGAGCATCGACTCGATCGTCGAGAGCTACATGTCCCGCACGACAGGAGAGAACGCATGA